One stretch of Streptomyces sp. A2-16 DNA includes these proteins:
- a CDS encoding transporter, with amino-acid sequence MTTDITPVVVRLKLSLLRNGLRQSGGRRAAYIGSAVAVLLFSALQLLGLIALRGNEHAASVVVPLVAVLAVGWAVMPLFFPGGDETLDPTRLVMLPLRPRPLVRALLVASLVGIGPVFTLCMLVGSVVSVAHGGTAYVFAVLGVVLALLVCVALARAVAVANIRLLTSRKGRDLAVLSGLVIAVGAQVVNFGAQRLGSGGLGQLDGPADVLKWVPPASAIGAVDSASEGSYGIAVLQLALSVLALAGLLALWSRHLTRLMTSPDGSTLPSAEGAARERGSTGLARLLPAGRTGTVMERSLRYVWRDPKTKAAWVTSLAIGLIVPVFNAVQGTGSIYFACFAAGMLGVQMYNQFGQDTSAFWMVAMTISSTRDAYVELRGRALALLVITLPYATLVTVVTTALIDDWPKLPEVLGVSFALLGAMLATGAWTSARFPYSIPQEGYKNVAPGQSGLAAAAVVGGMVSAALLCAPVIALTIWANVSANGDEWSWVLLPVGTLYGAAITFAGLRLAAPRTARQLPEILMAVSKG; translated from the coding sequence CCCTTCAGCTGCTCGGTCTCATCGCCCTGCGCGGCAACGAGCACGCGGCCTCCGTCGTCGTCCCGCTGGTCGCCGTGCTGGCGGTCGGCTGGGCGGTGATGCCGCTGTTCTTCCCCGGCGGTGACGAGACCCTCGACCCCACCCGCCTGGTGATGCTGCCGCTGCGGCCCCGGCCCCTGGTGCGGGCCCTGCTCGTGGCCTCGCTGGTCGGCATCGGGCCGGTGTTCACGCTCTGCATGCTCGTCGGGTCGGTCGTCTCGGTCGCGCACGGCGGGACGGCGTACGTCTTCGCCGTGCTCGGTGTGGTCCTCGCGCTGCTGGTCTGCGTGGCCCTCGCGCGGGCCGTCGCCGTCGCCAACATCCGGCTGCTGACCAGCCGCAAGGGCCGCGATCTGGCGGTCCTGAGCGGACTCGTCATCGCCGTCGGCGCGCAGGTCGTGAACTTCGGTGCGCAGCGGCTCGGTTCGGGCGGCCTGGGGCAGCTGGACGGTCCGGCCGATGTGCTGAAGTGGGTGCCGCCCGCGTCGGCGATCGGGGCGGTCGACTCGGCGAGCGAGGGGTCGTACGGGATCGCCGTGCTGCAACTCGCCCTGTCCGTGCTCGCGTTGGCGGGCCTGCTGGCCCTGTGGTCGCGCCACCTCACCCGGCTGATGACCTCGCCCGACGGCTCGACGCTCCCCTCCGCGGAGGGGGCCGCCCGGGAGCGGGGTTCCACGGGACTCGCCCGGCTGCTGCCGGCCGGACGCACCGGCACCGTCATGGAGCGGAGTCTGCGCTATGTGTGGCGCGACCCGAAAACCAAGGCCGCGTGGGTGACGTCGCTGGCCATCGGCCTGATCGTGCCGGTGTTCAACGCGGTGCAGGGCACCGGGTCCATCTACTTCGCGTGCTTCGCCGCGGGGATGCTGGGCGTGCAGATGTACAACCAGTTCGGGCAGGACACCTCCGCGTTCTGGATGGTCGCGATGACGATCTCCTCCACGCGGGACGCCTACGTCGAACTGCGCGGGCGTGCGCTGGCGTTGCTGGTGATCACCCTGCCGTACGCCACGCTCGTCACCGTGGTCACCACCGCGCTCATCGACGACTGGCCGAAGCTGCCCGAGGTGCTCGGGGTGTCCTTCGCGCTGCTCGGGGCGATGCTGGCGACCGGGGCGTGGACGTCGGCGCGCTTTCCGTACTCCATTCCGCAGGAGGGCTACAAGAACGTGGCCCCGGGGCAGTCCGGACTCGCCGCCGCCGCGGTCGTCGGCGGGATGGTCTCGGCGGCCCTGCTGTGCGCCCCCGTGATCGCCCTGACGATCTGGGCCAACGTCAGCGCGAACGGCGACGAATGGAGCTGGGTCCTGCTGCCCGTCGGCACGCTGTACGGAGCCGCGATCACTTTCGCGGGGCTACGACTGGCGGCCCCCCGCACGGCCCGGCAACTGCCGGAGATCCTGATGGCGGTCAGCAAGGGCTGA
- a CDS encoding metal-dependent transcriptional regulator: MSGLIDTTEMYLRTILELEEEGVVPMRARIAERLDQSGPTVSQTVARMERDGLVSVASDRHLELTDEGRRLATRVMRKHRLAECLLVDVIGLEWEQVHAEACRWEHVMSEAVERRVLELLRHPTESPYGNPIPGLEELGEKDGADPFLDEGMVSLAELDPGLDGKTVVVRRIGEPIQTDAQLMYTLRRAGVQPGSVVSVTESAGGVLVGSGGEAAELESDVASHVFVAKR, from the coding sequence ATGTCCGGACTGATCGACACCACGGAGATGTATCTCCGCACCATCCTCGAGCTGGAGGAGGAAGGTGTGGTCCCCATGCGCGCCCGGATCGCCGAGCGACTGGACCAGAGTGGGCCGACGGTCAGCCAGACCGTGGCGAGGATGGAGCGGGACGGACTGGTGTCCGTCGCCAGCGACCGCCACCTGGAGCTCACGGACGAGGGCCGGCGGCTGGCCACGCGCGTGATGCGCAAGCACCGGCTCGCCGAGTGCCTCCTGGTCGACGTGATCGGCCTGGAGTGGGAGCAGGTCCACGCGGAGGCGTGTCGCTGGGAGCACGTGATGAGCGAGGCGGTGGAGCGCCGGGTGCTGGAGCTGCTGCGCCACCCCACCGAGTCGCCGTACGGCAATCCGATCCCCGGCCTCGAGGAGCTGGGCGAGAAGGACGGCGCCGACCCGTTCCTGGACGAGGGCATGGTGTCGCTGGCCGAGCTGGACCCGGGTCTCGACGGCAAGACGGTCGTCGTACGCCGTATCGGCGAGCCGATCCAGACGGACGCGCAGCTGATGTACACGCTGCGCCGGGCGGGCGTGCAGCCCGGTTCGGTGGTGAGCGTGACCGAGTCGGCCGGCGGGGTGCTGGTGGGCAGCGGTGGCGAGGCCGCCGAGCTGGAGTCGGACGTCGCCTCGCACGTGTTCGTCGCCAAGCGCTGA
- a CDS encoding PAS domain-containing protein: protein MSASRRSGTTDELGPDGPGPEGPGGSDLLAALLDGMDAALCAFDADGVVTHWNREAERILGWTAAEAVGRHGFAGWAVRPADAEEVEGRLMSAMRAPGRQVHEFALLTKEGGRVLVRTQSAAVRGPDGRPAGLYCAFSEVHTQIDLERSIALSEALFEDASWGVVLVDADLRPAVVNAHAARSLGIGRTSVLGRPLGELLAQGVEELESALTHVLAEGAPPAPAEIWVGVRTPDGEKRRCWRCGFVRLASPLAEEPVPLGVGWLFQDVTEAKQSEQEASLLRFRTNQLHRAARAAAECEDPAEAAVVHLDFALAGFADHALIDRVAGGAVADGEETGPVRLVRVAATPSGAPGPSLQASGAAGLPVRYGEGHPALQCVDRVGAVRASVGSVPGDRAREWAEARQWPSDAVHALCAVLRSRGRTLGVVTFLRGSGRGQFERGDAVYAEDVAVRIASALDLGGVVKRA from the coding sequence GTGAGTGCTTCCCGGCGTAGTGGGACCACCGACGAGCTGGGGCCGGACGGCCCCGGGCCGGAGGGTCCGGGCGGTTCGGATCTGCTCGCCGCGTTGCTGGACGGCATGGACGCGGCACTGTGTGCCTTCGACGCGGACGGCGTGGTCACCCATTGGAACCGCGAGGCCGAGCGGATCCTCGGCTGGACCGCGGCCGAGGCCGTCGGACGGCACGGGTTCGCCGGGTGGGCCGTGCGGCCGGCGGACGCGGAGGAGGTCGAGGGGCGGCTGATGTCCGCCATGCGGGCGCCCGGACGGCAGGTGCACGAGTTCGCACTGCTGACCAAGGAGGGCGGCCGGGTCCTCGTACGCACCCAGTCCGCGGCCGTTCGCGGACCCGACGGCCGGCCCGCCGGGCTGTACTGCGCCTTCAGCGAGGTGCACACGCAGATCGACCTGGAGCGGTCGATCGCGCTCAGCGAGGCCTTGTTCGAGGACGCCTCGTGGGGTGTCGTGCTCGTCGACGCCGACCTGCGGCCCGCCGTGGTGAACGCGCACGCGGCCCGGTCCCTGGGCATCGGCCGCACCTCCGTGCTGGGGCGGCCCCTCGGGGAGCTCCTCGCGCAGGGCGTGGAGGAGCTGGAGAGCGCGCTCACCCATGTACTGGCCGAGGGCGCGCCGCCGGCGCCGGCCGAGATCTGGGTCGGGGTGCGGACCCCGGACGGCGAGAAACGGCGCTGCTGGCGCTGCGGGTTCGTACGGCTGGCCTCGCCGCTGGCGGAGGAGCCGGTGCCGTTGGGCGTCGGCTGGCTGTTCCAGGACGTCACCGAGGCCAAGCAGAGCGAGCAGGAGGCCTCGCTGCTGCGGTTCCGGACCAACCAGCTGCACCGTGCGGCCCGGGCGGCCGCGGAGTGCGAGGACCCGGCCGAGGCCGCCGTCGTCCACCTGGACTTCGCCCTGGCCGGGTTCGCCGACCACGCGCTCATCGACCGAGTGGCCGGGGGCGCGGTGGCCGACGGCGAGGAGACCGGGCCGGTCCGTCTCGTGCGGGTCGCCGCCACGCCCTCCGGGGCGCCCGGACCGAGTCTGCAGGCGTCGGGCGCGGCCGGACTGCCCGTGCGGTACGGGGAGGGCCATCCGGCGTTGCAGTGCGTGGACCGGGTCGGGGCGGTGCGGGCGAGTGTGGGGTCGGTGCCGGGGGACCGGGCCCGCGAGTGGGCGGAGGCCCGCCAGTGGCCCTCGGACGCGGTGCACGCGCTGTGCGCGGTGCTGCGCAGCCGGGGGCGGACGCTGGGCGTCGTGACGTTCCTGCGGGGGTCCGGGAGGGGCCAGTTCGAGCGGGGCGACGCGGTGTACGCGGAGGACGTCGCGGTCCGGATCGCCTCGGCATTGGATCTGGGCGGAGTGGTGAAGCGGGCCTAG
- a CDS encoding alpha/beta hydrolase: MARRIDVTGADGVRLAAWEFGDPPKTDPTDPARETSHAPEKRSPGVLLLHGLMGRASHWASTARWLSERYRAVALDQRGHGQSDKPPRAAFTRDAYVEDAEAALEQLGLAPTVLIGHAMGALTAWQLAARRPDLVRGVIICDMRASALGAASQREWGEWFRAWPVPFATLADVRKWFGEDDPWVERPNPARGEFYAEVMAESPDGWRPVFEPEQMLSSRETWVYDAHWEELTQVRCPALVVRGLDGELGRAEAQEMVRVLPRGEYAEVADAGHLVHYDQPEAWRAAIEPFLDGLEGLDGPDGPATENAESTG, translated from the coding sequence ATGGCGCGGCGCATCGACGTGACCGGGGCGGACGGCGTCCGTCTTGCGGCCTGGGAGTTCGGTGACCCTCCCAAGACCGACCCGACGGATCCGGCGCGGGAGACCTCGCACGCCCCGGAGAAACGATCACCCGGGGTGCTGTTACTCCACGGCCTGATGGGCCGTGCCTCGCACTGGGCGTCCACCGCCCGCTGGCTCTCCGAGCGCTACCGGGCCGTCGCGCTCGACCAGCGAGGTCATGGCCAGAGCGACAAGCCCCCACGGGCCGCCTTCACCCGTGACGCGTACGTCGAGGACGCCGAGGCCGCCCTCGAACAGCTCGGCCTCGCCCCGACCGTCCTCATCGGCCACGCGATGGGCGCCCTCACCGCCTGGCAGCTCGCCGCCCGCCGACCCGACCTGGTCCGCGGAGTGATCATCTGCGACATGCGGGCCTCCGCACTCGGCGCAGCCTCGCAGCGGGAGTGGGGCGAGTGGTTCCGCGCCTGGCCCGTCCCCTTCGCCACGCTCGCCGACGTACGCAAGTGGTTCGGCGAGGACGACCCCTGGGTGGAGCGGCCCAACCCGGCGCGCGGCGAGTTCTACGCCGAGGTGATGGCCGAGTCCCCCGACGGCTGGCGTCCCGTCTTCGAGCCCGAGCAGATGCTGTCCTCCCGCGAGACCTGGGTCTACGACGCCCACTGGGAGGAACTGACCCAGGTCAGGTGCCCCGCCCTCGTCGTCCGCGGCCTCGACGGCGAGCTGGGCCGCGCCGAGGCCCAGGAGATGGTCCGCGTCCTGCCCCGCGGCGAGTACGCCGAGGTCGCCGACGCCGGCCACCTCGTCCACTACGACCAGCCGGAGGCATGGCGGGCGGCCATAGAGCCCTTCCTGGACGGACTGGAAGGACTGGACGGCCCGGACGGCCCGGCCACCGAGAACGCCGAGAGCACCGGCTGA
- a CDS encoding SIS domain-containing protein: MGETGSASGEGKLSGQFLDAAIGLLRRVRDEEAGSVTAAGELLADTVAAGGRLFAFGAGHSSLAAQDLVYRAGGLALMNLLTVPGVVGVDVMPATLGSALERVDGLASTVLSCSPLRAGDALVIISLSGRNALPVEMAMSARALGVKVIGVTSVAYTTATEPRHSSGTFLKDHCDVVLDSKIAPGDAELSLDTVPAPFAPASTVVTSALLQAVMATAAGCLADRGIEPPLLRSGNVDGGLEWNERVFEEYGDRIFYRQ; this comes from the coding sequence ATGGGCGAGACGGGCTCCGCGAGCGGTGAAGGCAAGCTGTCGGGACAGTTCCTCGACGCCGCGATCGGGCTGCTGCGAAGGGTCCGCGACGAGGAGGCCGGGTCCGTCACGGCGGCCGGCGAGCTCCTCGCCGACACCGTCGCCGCCGGGGGCCGCCTCTTCGCCTTCGGCGCCGGGCACTCCTCGCTCGCCGCGCAGGACCTCGTCTACCGGGCCGGCGGACTCGCCCTGATGAACCTGCTGACCGTGCCGGGGGTCGTGGGCGTCGACGTCATGCCGGCGACCCTGGGCTCCGCCCTGGAACGGGTCGACGGCCTCGCGAGCACGGTCCTGAGCTGCTCGCCCCTCCGCGCCGGCGACGCCCTGGTGATCATCTCCCTCTCCGGCCGCAACGCGCTTCCCGTGGAGATGGCCATGAGCGCCCGCGCCCTCGGCGTGAAGGTCATCGGTGTCACCTCGGTCGCGTACACCACGGCGACCGAGCCCCGCCACAGCTCGGGCACCTTCCTCAAGGACCACTGCGACGTCGTCCTCGACTCCAAGATCGCCCCGGGTGACGCGGAGCTCTCCCTGGACACCGTCCCGGCCCCCTTCGCCCCCGCCTCCACGGTCGTGACCTCGGCGCTCCTCCAGGCCGTGATGGCGACCGCGGCGGGCTGCCTGGCCGACCGGGGGATCGAGCCGCCGCTGCTGCGGTCGGGGAACGTGGACGGCGGGCTGGAGTGGAACGAGCGGGTGTTCGAGGAGTACGGGGACCGGATCTTCTACCGGCAGTAG
- a CDS encoding GNAT family N-acetyltransferase: MAEQWRHVHNVIVPPAAMSTEDVRERVGRNRLENAYLGDTLVGCSTVRPPSGDDAVATVIARVLPDHRGRGFGTALYEKGLDHARVLGARVIETCVLAVNGDGVRFALARGFVEVDRYVLDGGSDEWIDLRLEPDRWTA; the protein is encoded by the coding sequence ATGGCCGAACAGTGGCGGCACGTGCACAACGTGATCGTTCCGCCGGCCGCCATGAGCACCGAGGACGTGCGTGAGCGCGTCGGGCGGAACCGGCTGGAGAACGCGTATCTCGGGGACACGCTGGTGGGCTGCTCGACCGTCCGGCCCCCGAGCGGGGACGACGCCGTGGCGACCGTCATCGCGCGCGTGCTGCCCGATCACCGGGGACGGGGTTTCGGGACGGCTCTGTACGAGAAGGGTCTTGATCATGCGCGTGTGCTCGGCGCCCGGGTGATCGAGACGTGTGTGCTGGCCGTCAACGGCGACGGAGTGCGGTTCGCGCTGGCGCGCGGGTTCGTGGAGGTCGACCGGTATGTGCTGGACGGCGGGAGCGACGAGTGGATCGACCTGCGGCTGGAGCCGGACAGGTGGACCGCTTAG
- the pdxH gene encoding pyridoxamine 5'-phosphate oxidase, with protein MTDAAHAVSPDPASMRKQYRAEGLAEADLAATPVEQFARWFKQAATEAHLFEPNAMVVSTADAEGRPSSRTVLLKQFDEEGFVFYTNYGSRKATDLARNPYVSLLFPWHPMARQVIVTGLARRTGRDETAAYFRSRPHGSQLGAWASAQSSVIDTRERVDTAYAELAARYPEGEQVPVPPHWGGFRVAPETVEFWQGRENRLHDRLRYVAEPDGSWRVERLSP; from the coding sequence GTGACCGACGCCGCACACGCCGTCTCCCCGGACCCCGCCTCCATGCGCAAGCAGTACCGCGCGGAGGGTCTCGCCGAGGCCGACCTCGCCGCCACGCCCGTCGAACAGTTCGCGCGCTGGTTCAAGCAGGCGGCCACCGAGGCGCACCTCTTCGAGCCGAACGCCATGGTCGTCTCCACCGCGGACGCCGAGGGCCGCCCCAGCTCCCGCACGGTCCTGCTCAAGCAGTTCGACGAAGAGGGCTTCGTCTTCTACACCAACTACGGCTCCCGCAAGGCGACCGACCTCGCCCGGAACCCGTACGTCTCGCTGCTCTTCCCCTGGCACCCCATGGCCCGCCAGGTCATCGTCACCGGCCTCGCCCGCCGCACCGGCCGCGACGAGACCGCGGCCTACTTCCGCAGCCGCCCGCACGGCTCCCAGCTCGGCGCCTGGGCCAGCGCGCAGTCCTCCGTGATCGACACCCGTGAGCGGGTGGACACCGCCTACGCCGAGCTGGCCGCCCGCTACCCGGAGGGCGAGCAGGTTCCGGTCCCGCCGCACTGGGGCGGCTTCCGGGTGGCGCCGGAGACGGTCGAGTTCTGGCAGGGCCGCGAGAACCGCCTCCACGACCGCCTGCGGTACGTGGCGGAGCCCGACGGGAGCTGGCGGGTGGAGCGGCTGAGCCCCTGA